The following proteins come from a genomic window of Myroides odoratus DSM 2801:
- a CDS encoding ATP synthase F0 subunit C, protein MTIPTIIGAGLIVIGAGYGLGKIGSSAMDAIARQPEAAGKIQTAMIIIGALLEGLAFGALILGN, encoded by the coding sequence ATGACAATCCCAACTATCATTGGTGCAGGTTTAATCGTAATCGGAGCTGGTTACGGTTTAGGTAAAATTGGTTCTTCTGCAATGGACGCTATTGCTCGTCAACCAGAAGCTGCTGGAAAAATCCAAACTGCAATGATTATCATTGGAGCTTTATTGGAAGGTTTAGCATTCGGTGCTTTAATCTTAGGTAATTAA
- a CDS encoding F0F1 ATP synthase subunit B, with the protein MDKLINDFSFGLFFWQLIIMIVIVVILGKFAWKPIVNALEAREEGITDALAAAENAKREMANLKADNEKLLAEARAERDTLLKEAREIKEKLIADAKTEAEAQGEKLIAQAKATIESEKAAAILDLKTQVSSISIEIAEKLLKDQLSNKEAQAKLVEKMLDDVKLN; encoded by the coding sequence ATGGATAAGTTAATTAACGATTTCAGTTTTGGACTATTTTTCTGGCAACTAATTATTATGATAGTAATTGTTGTTATCTTAGGAAAATTCGCGTGGAAACCAATTGTAAATGCTTTAGAAGCTCGTGAAGAGGGTATTACTGATGCATTAGCAGCTGCAGAGAACGCTAAAAGAGAAATGGCTAATTTAAAAGCAGATAACGAGAAGTTATTAGCTGAAGCTCGTGCGGAGCGCGATACTTTACTAAAAGAAGCTCGTGAGATCAAAGAAAAATTGATTGCAGATGCTAAGACAGAAGCGGAAGCTCAGGGTGAAAAATTAATCGCTCAAGCAAAAGCTACAATTGAAAGCGAGAAAGCTGCGGCTATTCTTGACTTAAAAACGCAAGTTTCATCTATTTCAATTGAAATCGCTGAAAAATTATTGAAAGATCAATTATCTAACAAAGAAGCTCAAGCTAAATTGGTTGAGAAAATGTTAGATGATGTAAAATTAAACTAA
- a CDS encoding AtpZ/AtpI family protein, with protein MTEKKSPNKWLSLLNIPIQMGIIIYLSHRLGVWLDGKYELERGIANKICTLLGVGLALYQVIKQVNQLNK; from the coding sequence ATGACAGAAAAGAAATCACCCAATAAGTGGTTGTCTTTACTTAATATCCCCATCCAGATGGGGATAATTATTTATTTATCACACCGTTTAGGTGTCTGGTTAGATGGGAAGTACGAGTTGGAACGAGGAATTGCAAATAAAATTTGTACGTTATTGGGAGTAGGATTAGCTTTGTACCAAGTTATTAAACAAGTCAATCAGTTAAATAAATAA
- a CDS encoding bactofilin family protein encodes MFDKSKKKAKGTGLDLLGQTNRIVEGTTIKGDIEAIADIRIDGVIEGNVVVKGRLVLGPIARIVGNISCENSEIEGEIVGNILVNDLLTVKSAARIKGDIKVGRLAVEPGAKIDVKCQMVGNEQLS; translated from the coding sequence ATGTTTGATAAATCGAAAAAGAAAGCAAAAGGAACAGGATTAGATTTGTTGGGACAAACAAATCGTATTGTTGAAGGGACAACGATCAAAGGCGATATTGAAGCAATAGCGGATATTCGAATTGACGGAGTCATTGAGGGGAATGTTGTGGTTAAAGGACGATTAGTGCTGGGACCTATAGCGAGAATTGTGGGGAATATCAGTTGTGAAAACAGTGAGATTGAAGGTGAAATAGTAGGAAATATTCTCGTGAATGATTTGCTTACTGTAAAATCTGCTGCTCGAATCAAAGGCGATATCAAAGTAGGACGTTTAGCGGTTGAACCGGGTGCTAAGATTGATGTAAAATGCCAGATGGTTGGCAATGAGCAGTTATCCTAA
- a CDS encoding DUF6168 family protein: MDKETVQIGLKLFIGLVVVFALHYAVVAFTDAGDSLIELGYSLEKFYGFEFIFSIIIFFAMFGIKNSLPNNLGFVFLGFITMRLIASYLFAKDGLNHEMTDEGFKYNFLVIVLVFLGGDAFIAYSILNKNTTSNETK, from the coding sequence ATGGATAAAGAAACCGTACAAATTGGATTAAAACTTTTTATTGGTTTAGTCGTAGTTTTTGCTTTGCATTATGCCGTTGTGGCTTTTACCGATGCAGGAGATTCGTTAATCGAGCTCGGATATAGCTTAGAAAAGTTCTACGGATTTGAATTTATCTTTTCCATTATCATCTTTTTTGCCATGTTCGGAATCAAAAATAGCCTGCCTAATAATTTGGGTTTTGTCTTCTTAGGATTCATCACAATGCGATTAATTGCGAGTTATTTATTCGCAAAAGATGGGCTAAATCATGAAATGACAGACGAAGGATTCAAATACAATTTTTTAGTGATTGTGTTGGTTTTCCTTGGCGGGGATGCATTTATCGCCTATAGTATTTTAAATAAGAATACTACGTCAAACGAAACTAAGTAA
- the atpH gene encoding ATP synthase F1 subunit delta: MVSTRAAARYAKAMLEVSLEKGNVDAINGDMILISQSIAQSSELKVFLTNPIVKDQLKLNALLEVFAGVNEGTKELFNVLKANSRFGILEATALAFQKQYDLYKGIEKVTVTTAMPIDASIEAKVLEKVKTLAPGKEAVITNIVDESILGGFILKIGDIQYNASLANQLQVLKRELIK; the protein is encoded by the coding sequence ATGGTAAGCACAAGAGCTGCGGCACGTTATGCAAAAGCAATGCTTGAGGTTTCTTTAGAAAAAGGAAATGTTGATGCTATCAATGGGGATATGATCCTTATTTCTCAATCAATAGCTCAAAGCAGTGAATTGAAGGTGTTTCTTACAAATCCGATTGTTAAAGATCAGTTGAAATTAAATGCTTTATTAGAAGTATTCGCTGGAGTTAATGAAGGAACAAAAGAACTATTCAACGTTTTAAAAGCAAATAGTAGATTTGGAATTTTAGAAGCAACGGCTTTAGCGTTTCAAAAACAATACGATTTGTATAAAGGTATTGAGAAAGTAACTGTTACTACAGCAATGCCTATTGATGCTAGTATAGAGGCTAAGGTACTTGAGAAAGTAAAAACTTTAGCTCCTGGAAAAGAAGCGGTAATTACAAATATTGTAGATGAATCAATCTTAGGAGGGTTTATCTTGAAAATTGGAGATATCCAATACAATGCTTCTTTAGCAAATCAATTACAAGTATTAAAAAGAGAATTAATTAAGTAA
- the atpA gene encoding F0F1 ATP synthase subunit alpha, which translates to MADIKPAEISAILKKQLSGFSSEASLEEVGTVLEVGDGVARVYGLTNAEYGELVVFDNGLEAMVQNLEEDNVGIVLLGSSVGVSEGATVKRTGRIASLRVGEKMVGRVVNTLGQPIDGKGPIEGDLYEMPLERKAPGVIYRQPVTEPLQTGIKAIDAMIPVGRGQRELVIGDRQTGKTTVCIDTILNQKEFYDAGQPVYCIYVAIGQKASTVAAIAKTLEEKGAMAYTIIVAANASDPAPMQVYSAMAGAAIGEYFRDTGRPALIIYDDLSKQAVAYREMSLILRRPPGREAYPGDVFYLHSRLLERAARVIGDDEIAKNMNDLPESIKPFVKGGGSLTALPIIETQAGDVSAYIPTNVISITDGQIFLESDLFNSGVRPAINVGISVSRVGGSAQIKSMKKVAGTLKLDQAQFRELEAFAKFGSDLDAATMNVISKGQRNVEILKQAVNDPYTVEDQVAIIYAGSKNLLRNVPVNKVKEFEKDFLEALNARHRDILDQLKAGKFGDEQTSVLEKVAKELASKY; encoded by the coding sequence ATGGCGGACATTAAACCAGCTGAGATTTCAGCGATTTTAAAGAAACAATTATCTGGATTTAGCTCTGAGGCTTCTTTAGAAGAAGTTGGTACAGTACTAGAAGTAGGAGATGGAGTTGCTCGTGTTTACGGGTTAACAAATGCGGAGTACGGAGAGCTAGTTGTATTTGACAACGGATTAGAGGCAATGGTACAAAACTTAGAAGAAGATAACGTAGGTATTGTATTGTTAGGTTCTTCTGTTGGTGTAAGCGAAGGTGCTACAGTTAAAAGAACAGGTCGTATCGCTTCTCTACGCGTAGGAGAGAAAATGGTAGGACGTGTTGTAAATACGTTAGGACAACCAATCGATGGTAAAGGTCCTATCGAAGGTGATTTATATGAAATGCCATTGGAGCGTAAAGCACCAGGTGTTATCTACCGTCAACCAGTAACTGAACCATTACAAACAGGTATTAAAGCAATTGATGCAATGATTCCTGTTGGACGTGGACAACGTGAGTTAGTTATTGGTGACCGTCAAACTGGAAAAACTACGGTTTGTATCGATACAATTCTTAACCAAAAAGAATTCTATGATGCAGGTCAACCAGTTTACTGTATCTATGTTGCTATTGGACAAAAAGCTTCAACTGTTGCCGCGATTGCTAAAACATTAGAAGAAAAAGGTGCAATGGCTTATACAATCATTGTTGCGGCTAATGCATCAGATCCGGCTCCAATGCAAGTTTACTCTGCTATGGCAGGTGCTGCAATCGGAGAATACTTCCGTGATACTGGTCGTCCAGCTTTGATTATTTATGATGATTTATCTAAACAAGCTGTTGCTTACCGTGAGATGTCTTTGATCTTAAGAAGACCACCGGGACGTGAGGCTTACCCTGGAGACGTTTTCTACCTTCACTCAAGATTATTAGAAAGAGCTGCTCGTGTTATTGGTGATGATGAAATCGCTAAAAACATGAACGACTTACCTGAGTCAATCAAACCTTTCGTTAAAGGTGGTGGGTCATTAACAGCTTTACCTATTATTGAAACACAAGCGGGTGACGTTTCTGCTTATATTCCAACAAACGTAATTTCGATTACGGATGGACAGATTTTCTTAGAGTCTGATTTATTCAACTCAGGGGTACGTCCTGCAATCAACGTAGGTATTTCTGTATCTCGTGTTGGAGGTTCTGCTCAAATTAAATCAATGAAAAAAGTAGCAGGTACATTAAAATTAGACCAAGCGCAATTCCGTGAATTAGAAGCTTTCGCGAAATTCGGTTCTGATTTAGATGCAGCTACAATGAACGTTATCTCTAAAGGTCAACGTAACGTTGAAATCTTGAAACAAGCAGTTAACGATCCTTATACAGTGGAAGATCAAGTAGCAATTATTTATGCTGGATCTAAAAACTTATTGAGAAATGTTCCTGTAAACAAAGTAAAAGAGTTTGAAAAAGATTTCTTAGAAGCTCTTAACGCACGTCACAGAGATATTTTAGAT
- the atpB gene encoding F0F1 ATP synthase subunit A yields the protein MVTLKKSLNLLAAVLFTASSVFSYAQTTTQKLENSIQEAEQSIERTLEHVEGEEIENPAELTQAQKVQAHIKHHLADDYSFVFVSDEETGKNYGFPLPVILIDNGLKIFMSSEFDYGKQVVEKDGQFYKLYHGRIYKTDAEGTITYDEAHHPTNEKPLDFSITKNVASLLFTTILMFILFLGLAKTYKNGPNNLPKGIARGLEPLVLYVRDEMAVPNIGKAKYKKFMPYLLSVFFLIFILNILGLTPLGFNVTGSISVTACLAIFTFVIVHFSANKEYWKHMLWMPGVPVPMKIMLMPIEILGAIIKPFSLMVRLFANITAGHSVVFGLIAIIFVMKEALGTGGAIGIGFFLSTFLVVLEILVAFLQAFIFTMLSSLFIGMAVAEHDHEEAH from the coding sequence ATGGTGACTCTCAAGAAATCACTGAATTTATTAGCAGCTGTTTTATTTACAGCCTCGTCGGTATTTTCGTACGCGCAAACAACTACTCAAAAGCTTGAAAACTCAATTCAAGAAGCTGAGCAATCTATTGAAAGAACCCTTGAACACGTTGAGGGAGAAGAAATAGAAAACCCTGCTGAATTGACTCAAGCTCAGAAAGTTCAGGCTCATATTAAGCATCACTTAGCTGATGATTATTCTTTTGTTTTCGTTTCAGATGAAGAAACAGGTAAAAACTACGGTTTTCCATTACCAGTTATCTTAATTGACAACGGTCTTAAAATCTTCATGTCTTCTGAATTTGACTACGGAAAACAAGTAGTTGAGAAAGATGGACAGTTTTATAAATTATACCACGGTAGAATCTACAAAACAGATGCTGAAGGTACAATCACGTACGACGAAGCACACCACCCTACAAATGAGAAACCACTTGATTTCTCTATCACAAAGAACGTAGCTTCTTTACTTTTTACTACAATTTTAATGTTTATCCTTTTCTTAGGATTAGCAAAAACATACAAAAACGGACCAAACAATTTACCAAAAGGAATCGCAAGAGGATTAGAGCCTTTAGTGCTTTATGTTCGCGATGAAATGGCAGTGCCAAATATTGGTAAAGCAAAATACAAAAAGTTCATGCCGTATTTGCTGTCTGTTTTCTTCTTGATTTTCATTTTGAATATCTTGGGATTAACTCCACTAGGATTTAACGTTACAGGAAGTATTTCAGTTACTGCTTGTTTGGCAATCTTCACTTTTGTTATCGTGCATTTTTCTGCAAACAAAGAGTACTGGAAACACATGTTGTGGATGCCAGGAGTTCCAGTACCGATGAAAATCATGTTAATGCCAATTGAGATTTTAGGTGCAATTATTAAACCATTCTCGTTAATGGTGCGTTTATTCGCTAACATTACAGCTGGTCACTCAGTAGTATTCGGATTAATTGCAATTATCTTCGTTATGAAGGAAGCTTTAGGAACTGGAGGAGCAATCGGAATCGGATTCTTCTTATCTACGTTCTTAGTTGTATTAGAAATTTTAGTTGCTTTCTTACAAGCGTTCATCTTTACTATGTTATCGTCATTATTTATTGGTATGGCTGTAGCAGAACATGATCACGAAGAAGCACATTAA
- the porW gene encoding type IX secretion system periplasmic lipoprotein PorW/SprE codes for MKTNFVIRIGGIILLIISFIACSVKKDKMLNRGYHALTTKYNILFHGDESYTEALDALKEGYFDDYWEILPVERIQIEVDPEREFEKGVSLESKQGSILDNLAVAGTDLGSPESTDGQGFTRAENKAVKAIQKHSMYIKGRERNSQMANAYLLLGKSRYYDGRFVPALEAFNYILYKYPDSDLIGEAKVWREKTNLRLRYDDLAIKNLKELLRERKGRLNKQVESEAYAMLAQGYINLEQLDSASTALKSAVGLVSNQEEKARYNYILGQLNGRLGKKEDATHHFENIIEMNRKAPRTYTVHAYAEIFELTGAKQTDSVAFLKQYNSLLKDRDNRPYLDVLNRQVGLFYRDIGKEDKALAYLKTAAKEGREDKQLKARNFLSIADIYFNSAGYAVAGQYYDSALALLPPKAKETFRISKRRESLREVVDLEVVAHKNDSILRLVAMSPEEKDAYFQTFIDELRKEDFKKMQANLGTKNNSGADFFNVVNFGEAIEKSFGETNFGSMGGKTTFYFYSNQALTRGRQDFKRRWGNRALTDNWRWSAMQSSMNMNNEEEEEEALAENQKKEKKQDDFVDPRYQLDTYVGKIPSDSTEIAKLKEDRDLAYFELGAIYSERFGKIDEGIDRLERLLTFDPKERLILPTMYKLYKLYQEKDPAKAAQMKAQIIATYPESRYAKLMQNLSVGSDGDLAPEQVYAGIYQVFKAENYEEAKAMMKHALESIDDAYVSKFELLNAMIIARTEGVKKYKEALNYLALTYSSTAEGREASQLLERVIPALEGKQFATTDSSNWKIIVAVSTEKIADFATIKANMQRLAGVESGTGLKFTEDYYTTSAKIYVLHGFKSKVEAERMIGRLGDDPAYIPIMQEDYSVIQIKKNLEEYKAPGIVEP; via the coding sequence TTGAAAACAAATTTTGTCATTCGGATAGGAGGAATTATCCTGCTAATTATATCTTTTATAGCGTGTTCTGTAAAAAAGGATAAGATGTTGAATCGAGGATATCATGCTTTAACAACAAAGTACAATATTCTATTTCACGGTGATGAATCTTATACGGAAGCACTCGACGCTTTAAAGGAAGGTTATTTTGATGACTATTGGGAAATCTTACCGGTAGAGCGTATTCAAATTGAAGTTGACCCAGAACGAGAATTTGAAAAAGGCGTATCCCTCGAATCTAAACAAGGGAGTATCTTAGACAATTTAGCGGTAGCCGGAACAGACTTAGGATCTCCAGAAAGCACGGATGGTCAAGGATTCACGCGAGCTGAAAACAAAGCAGTAAAAGCAATTCAGAAGCACTCCATGTATATCAAAGGAAGGGAACGCAACAGCCAAATGGCCAATGCGTATTTACTTTTGGGGAAATCGCGTTATTACGATGGACGTTTCGTACCTGCTCTAGAAGCCTTTAACTATATTCTATACAAATATCCAGATAGTGATTTAATTGGAGAAGCAAAAGTGTGGCGTGAGAAAACGAATTTGCGCTTGCGCTATGATGACTTAGCGATTAAAAATTTAAAAGAATTATTGCGTGAACGCAAAGGACGATTAAACAAACAAGTGGAATCGGAAGCCTATGCGATGTTAGCACAAGGGTATATCAATCTCGAGCAATTGGACAGTGCAAGTACGGCATTGAAATCAGCCGTGGGGTTGGTATCCAATCAAGAAGAGAAAGCAAGATATAACTATATTTTAGGCCAATTAAATGGGCGCTTAGGCAAGAAAGAAGACGCTACGCATCATTTTGAAAACATTATTGAGATGAATCGCAAGGCACCGAGAACCTATACGGTGCATGCGTATGCAGAGATTTTTGAATTAACAGGGGCAAAGCAAACAGATTCTGTGGCCTTTTTAAAACAATACAACAGCTTGTTGAAGGATCGCGATAATCGTCCATATCTTGATGTGTTGAATCGTCAAGTTGGACTTTTTTACCGCGATATCGGGAAGGAAGACAAGGCGCTTGCGTATTTGAAAACGGCAGCTAAAGAAGGAAGAGAAGATAAACAGCTGAAAGCGAGAAACTTTTTGAGCATTGCTGATATTTATTTTAATTCTGCTGGATATGCAGTAGCTGGTCAATACTATGACAGTGCTTTGGCATTATTGCCTCCGAAAGCAAAAGAAACCTTTCGAATTAGCAAACGTAGAGAATCGTTACGTGAAGTGGTTGATTTAGAGGTGGTCGCACATAAAAACGACAGTATACTGCGTTTAGTTGCGATGTCACCAGAGGAGAAAGATGCTTATTTCCAAACGTTTATTGATGAATTGCGCAAGGAAGACTTTAAAAAAATGCAAGCGAATTTGGGTACAAAAAACAATTCGGGCGCAGACTTTTTTAATGTAGTCAATTTTGGTGAAGCCATTGAGAAATCATTTGGAGAAACCAACTTCGGAAGCATGGGCGGAAAGACAACGTTTTATTTTTACTCCAATCAAGCGTTGACCCGTGGACGACAAGATTTTAAACGCCGTTGGGGGAATCGAGCCTTAACTGACAATTGGAGATGGAGCGCCATGCAGTCTTCGATGAATATGAACAATGAAGAGGAGGAGGAAGAAGCGTTAGCTGAAAATCAGAAGAAGGAGAAAAAACAAGACGATTTTGTGGATCCACGCTATCAATTGGATACTTATGTGGGTAAAATCCCTTCAGATAGTACTGAGATTGCTAAGTTAAAAGAAGATAGAGATTTAGCTTATTTTGAATTAGGAGCGATTTACAGCGAGCGTTTTGGAAAGATTGATGAAGGAATCGATCGATTGGAACGATTGTTGACCTTTGATCCTAAAGAGCGATTGATTTTACCTACGATGTACAAGCTGTATAAGCTTTATCAAGAAAAGGATCCAGCAAAAGCAGCCCAGATGAAAGCGCAGATTATTGCTACTTATCCGGAATCTAGATATGCAAAATTGATGCAAAACCTAAGTGTAGGCAGCGATGGTGATTTAGCGCCAGAACAAGTATATGCGGGAATTTATCAAGTATTCAAGGCAGAAAATTATGAAGAGGCCAAGGCGATGATGAAGCATGCACTGGAAAGCATTGACGATGCGTATGTCAGCAAGTTTGAGCTATTGAATGCCATGATAATTGCCCGAACGGAAGGGGTGAAGAAATACAAAGAAGCCTTGAATTACTTAGCTCTGACGTATAGCTCAACGGCAGAAGGTAGAGAAGCTTCTCAGTTATTGGAACGCGTAATACCTGCTTTAGAAGGAAAACAGTTTGCAACAACAGATTCAAGTAATTGGAAAATAATCGTTGCCGTATCAACAGAAAAAATAGCTGATTTTGCAACGATAAAAGCCAATATGCAGCGTTTGGCTGGTGTAGAGTCGGGCACAGGATTGAAATTTACAGAAGATTATTATACTACTTCTGCGAAGATATATGTCTTACATGGTTTTAAATCCAAAGTAGAAGCAGAGCGAATGATTGGTCGTTTGGGCGATGACCCAGCTTATATTCCAATTATGCAAGAGGATTATAGCGTCATTCAGATTAAAAAGAATTTAGAGGAATACAAGGCTCCAGGAATTGTGGAGCCCTAA